The Tardibacter chloracetimidivorans DNA window GCGCGAGGACGAGGTGGAGACCGTTGCCGTCGAGGCTGTCACACAGGCGGCGGTGGCGGCCTTGGTGTCAAAGGATAAGGCTGGGGCAGGGGAGGTCACCTTCCCGAACGGCACGATCCGCTTTGGCTCGGACACGCTCGCGGCCATCGGCCGTTCGGCTGGCGGCGGTTGGGACATCGATCTCATTGCCGATGCCTATCGCGCGCAGATGGGCGAAAGGCTGGCGAAGCTCAAGGGCGCCAAGCTGATCGCATCCTGGACCGGCTTCTGCGAGAGTTTCCTGGCACGACGCGGGCGCCCCTGAGCCGAAATTGCACCGGTGCAATTTCGGGGTGAACTGCCCCCAAGGAGTCAGGTTGCGAGGGGGCGCAAAAGGTCTGCGGCGCAGATTGGGCAAGTTTCGCCCTTCGGGCTGGGCCGACTTGCGAAAATCAGCCTTCGATTGACCTAAAAGTGCAAATTGAGCTATGCCCCCTCTAGTTTCGCAAGGGGGCCTCTCTTGGCTGCATCACTCGACATTGAGGGCACGCAGGACCTGCTGTCCGTCTCGACGCTCGCACAACGGACCAGCTCTGTCCTCGAGCGGCTCCGCGACTCCGCGCGGAGTGCCCGGGCGGACGAGCGGCGCGAGCCGACGTTCCCGATTGGCAAGGCCGCGGAACTGGTCGGCCGAACCGCGGCGGCCATTCGCGAGGCCGAGAAGGACGGCCGCTTGCCGCCGCCTCCGCGAACCGAGAATAATCGGCGTGTCGGCTATACCCTGGCGCAGCTCAACGACATGCGGGGACTGTTCGGCACCCGGCCCTGGCGGGCCGCAACCGATCCCTGCTGCGTTATCGCGGTGCAGAACTTCAAGGGCGGGGTGGGGAAATCGACTCTGTCGGTGCACTTGGCCCAATATCTCGCGATCAAGGGTTACCGGGTGGCTCTCATCGATTGCGACAGCCAGGCGTCTGCAACCACGCTATTCGGCTATGTGCCCGACCTCGACCTGACCGAGGAGGACACGCTCTATCCATTCCTGCGGCACGACGACATGGAGTCGCTCGACTATGCCCTGCGCAAGACCCATTTCGACGGCCTCGAGCTTGTCCCGGCCAATCTGCGGCTGTTCCAGTCGGAATATGAAATCGCTGCGCGCATGGCGCGGGGGCAGGGGAACTTGATCGACCGCATGGCGCAAGGCATCGCGAGCATTGCCGATCGGTTCGATGTGGTGGTTCTCGATCCGCCTCCGGCGCTCGGCGCGATCTCGCTTTCGGTGCTGCGCGCGGCCAATGCGCTGGTGGTGCCGGTTCCGCCGACGGTGATGGACTTCTCGTCGACTGCGGCCTTCCTCGCCATGCTCGACGAGACCATCGAGACGCTAGCCGATCGCGGCTTGGCGCCGTCGCTGCAGTTCCTGCGCTTTGTGGCGTCCAAGGTCGATGAGAACAAGTCGATGCAGAAGGAACTGTTGAACCTGATGCGGACCCTTTTCGGTCACGCGATCGTCCGTACGCCGCTCAAGGATTCGGCCGAAATCGACAATGCAACGGCGCGGCTGATGACCGTCTACGAGCTGGACGGTCCGGTCACCAGTTCGGCGGTGCGCAACCGCTGCCTTGCCTATCTTGACGGCGTGAACAGCGAAATTGAGGTCGACATTCGGTCGATGTGGCCGAGCCATTTGACGCGGCTTCGCAAGGAGGGACTCGCCTGATGCGAGCAAAATTGCACCGGTGCAATTCCGGGTAGAAGGGGTGGATGATGAGCAAGAAGAACGCCAACTTCGCGGCTGATCTGGTCGCCGGAATCGACCCGGTGGCGCCAGCCCCAGCGGCGCGGCGCCCTGGCATCGGTGCGAGCGTGCTGGCGGGCCGCGAAAGCCGGCTTGCCGAATTGGCGACGGGCAGTGTCGTCTCACGCACCCATGAACTCGTCGATCCGGCACGTTGCCGGATGTGGGTCGGGCACAACCGCGAATATGCGCTCCTCAACGAGGAGCGGTGCGCCGATCTCATCGAGAGCATCAAGGCGCAGGGCAAACAGGAAATGCCCGCCATCGTTCGCCGCGTGAAGGACGATCCTGCCTTCGATTTCGAGGTGATTTGCGGCGCGCGCCGGCATTGGACGATCAGTTGGCTGCGCGCCCACAACTATCCGGATTTCCGCTTTCTCGTCGATATCCGCAGCCTTACCGACGAGGAGGCGTTCCGTCTCGCCGACCTCGAGAATCGGGCGCGTGACGATCTCACCGATCTGGAGCGCGCGCGCGACTATCTGCGCGCGCTCGACGCCTATTATGAGGGGCGCCAGAAGGTGATGGCCGAGCGGATCAATGTCACGGAAAGCTGGCTCAGCCGCTATCTCGACCTTGCCCGGCTGCCGGCGGAACTGATGGCGGCCTTCGCCCTTCCGCAGGATCTCAGGATCAAGCATGTCACCGCGATCAAGCCTCTCTTGAAACCGGAGGATCGGCGGCAGCGTGTGTTCGCCGAGGCGGGACGTCTCGCTCAGATGCAGTCCGATCACGCAGCACCGATGCCGGTCCCCGACATCGTACGCGCGCTCGCTTTGGCTGCCGATCCCCCCAAGAGGTCAGGATCCCCCAAGAAGTCAGGAAAGCCGGAGACGATCGTGTCCGAAGGGGGGAAACCATTGCTGAAAGTGGAGGCGGTGGATCGTAAGGGTCTCAAACTTACCTTGCTCCCGCATGCCGGCGGTACGCGGGCTGAAGCGGAGAACGCGTTGAAAGCGCTCCTGGATCGGCATTGGGCCTGATTTTCTTCGGCGTGCTGAAACTGTGAACTCGGCCGTATTGTGATCTGCACAGGCCAATTGATTCATTGAAACGATATGGATTTGGGTGCATATAAGAGGCAAGGAGTGCACTCATGCTTGCCGCATTTTTGGACGATATTCGTGAAGGCGATATGATCGCGCCGCGCCGCATGGCGGAACGCCTGCGCCTACCGATGACGCGTCTATCGCGACTTGCGCACCTCAATCGCAACACCATGACCACACACCCCGGCAGCCCGGCTGTGCAGGCCAAGCTTGGGGAAATTGCCCGGATCATCGCGCGTGCCGCCGATCTGGCCGGGGATGAAGGCAAGGCGATAATCTGGTTCAAGCATCAACCGCTTCCTGGATTTGGCAAGACGCCCGAGGAATTGGTCGAGGATGGGCATGCCGACATCGTGATCGAGGATCTCGACCGCATGGCTGCCGGTGTCTATTCCTGACATGGTTCACCTTGGTTCACAGAATTGACCGTGCCCATGTTTCTTTCCCGCCGGTAGAGCGGTGCTATGACCTATGTGCTTGCGCCAATGTCACTTCCGCTCTGGCGGATGATCGGGATCCGCCATCAGTTTAGTCCGACGTCCGGGGAGGGCGCGCGACTATATGGCGGTCGCTGGAATCGAAAGGGCGTTCCGGCGCTTTACCTGGCTTCAGATGCGGTCACCGCGGTGGCGGAATATTATCAAGGACTGCCGAAACCCGGAACGCTTGTTCCTTATTATCTCGACGCCGCGGCTATCGCGGATCTCACTACCAGTACGGCGGCGCCTTGCGATACGCGGGTAGGGGAGGCCCTGGAGGCAAATTGGAAAGCCATGGCGTTTCTTGATCGCCAGACACCGTCGAGCTGGGCGCTGACGGACGAACTGATCGCGGCGGGTGCGCAAGGCGCGTTGGTGCCATCTGTCCAGAATCCGGGTGGGCGGAACCTGGTGCTGTGGCAATGGCATGAGAAGGATATGCAAGGGGAGGGAGCCGCGCTGACAGTCCTTGATCCTGACGATGCCTTGATGCCTCCGGACTAGACGAATCTAGCCACACACACGCGTTTGTCCGCTGCACTGTGTGTCGATATATTGGCGCACCACATAGAGATCGGCGACATTGCCCGAGGCCATCCGCTCGATCGCCGGACGTCCAGCGAACAGCGGCGCCTCATTGGGTTTGCGCACCCATTCGTCGGCCGTACGCGGCACAAGCATCTGCAGCCCCTTGTAGATCCCCATGACATAGGAAATGCGCTCGAGCGCGTCCCTGGAAATCGCCGCGACCGCGCCGCGCTTCCAGGTTTGAAAGGTCGAGCGGCTGTCGAGCCCGAGCAGCTTCATCTGTTCGGCTTCCTTGAGGCCCCAGGCGTCGGCGATGCGGAAGAATGTGCGCAGCGCCGGACCCGTCAGATCCTTGCGGCTAAGCGTGTCAGCATCGGCTGATTTGACCATCGGCGGTCTTGCCTTTCTCCGTCCAACTGTATCGCATTCGCCCAAAAAGCGAATTCCGATAACATCATCTCTCGCGCGCGGCTTGGTCAACCTGGGCCAGAACTGCGCGCCAGCAGTTGGTCGATATCGGTCATCGCCGCGTCGAATTCGGCAAGCGCCGCACGGGGGAGGGCAGTAGCTTGGTCCAGAGACGCCGGCTGCCAATCCCTTCGCGGTTCTTCGGCGACCAGCAGGACCTTCCCCTTGACCGTCTCCCGCCGTGCCATGCGCGCCGCCACAAGGGCGTTGCCGATCGCATAGGTGCCGCGCCGGCTGATCCCGAACGCCGCGGCCATCTGGTCGAGCCCGAGCGGCGCAAAACCAGCGAGCAGGATCCACACCTGCGGCGCCCGCGCGCTCGAGCGGAGGTGCCCCAGCTGCTCGCGCATCAGCGCCGCGCGCCGCCGCGCCTGCACGACCAGCTCACAAAGCCGCGTAACGCTGACATGTAGGCCTCGGGCAGCCAGCAGTGCGCGTTCGCCGGGCCACAGCTGCGGCTGAAGCGCCTCAGTCGTCACGGCGCCGGCGCAGGGGAGGGCGTGGACCCACGTCCCGCTCGCGCTCAGCAGCCGCCCCAGCGCCGCATCGACCGCCCAGAGCGGGGTACGTGGGGCGGCCTGCTCGACCGCGACCTCGCGCCCGCCGAACGAAAAGCTCCGCACCGCGCGCTCCAGCGGCGCGAACAGCGGATCGGCGCGCAGCAGCGCGTGGAGGCGCGCCAGACCCGCGAAGGGCAGGGGGGGCTCGTCATCCGCGCCGGCCCGTTTCGCCAGCGTGATCGCCCTGCCGATCGCCTCCTCCGCCAGCGCATCTTCGGCTTGCATCGGGCGGTCGGCCCCGAAGCGAGCGGCCAGAGCGATGGTCTGCGCGGCGTCGGCGAGCGGTTCCCACGGATGATGGCTGAGTTCGCCCAGCAGGGCGCGGACCACGGCATAGGCGGAGCAGGCGGTGAGGGGCGTCTCTTGGGGGCCGCGATCGAGCCCGGCGAACCAGGCGTTGAACCGGTGTTCGGCGTCAGCAAATCCCGCCTGCGCCAAGGCCGAGAGGAGCACCGCGCGCAGCAGCCCTACGCAGAACAGCCGTTTTTCGGTATCGGTGAGGCTGGCGAGGAGCCCGTCGAGCCGGCCGAGTGCCAGCGCGCATTCGCCTTGCGCGAGCGCCAGCTCTTCGGGTGAGGCGTCGGTGTCGGCGGCGAGGGGATGGAAGCGCTCCATGCCGAATGTGTAGTGAAAGCCAAAACACTGCACAACTGCTCGGATGGTTGGTGAATAAACATGCGATAATTGCAGTTATCACATAAGCGGAATTGCGCTCCATCTATAATGTGGGCTATGGCTCGGGCGAAGCAGCAGGGAGCGCGAGCGGGTGGGAACAACGGTATTTTGGTCCTGGCAGAGCGATCTCGACGGCCGCGTGACGCGCGAAGTGATCCGCTATGCGCTCGATGAGGCGATCGCGATCCTCGCGGCCGACCTCGAGGAGGCCGATCGGCCGGGCCTGACCTCGGACACGCAGGGGGTGGCCGGCTCGCCCGACATCGTCGCGACCATCTACCGCAAGATCGACGAGGCCGCGGTGTTCGTCGGCGACGTCACGCCGATCGCGGTGTCGGAGAGCGGCAAAGCCTGCGCGAACCCCAATGTCCTGCTCGAGATGGGCTATGCCAACCGGGCGCTCACCGAGCACCGCGTCATCCAGGTCTGGAACACGGCGTTCGACGGCGCCGTTCTCGACAAGCTGCCGTTCGACATGCGCGGACGCCGCGGACCGATCGGGTTCGATCTACCGCCGGGCACCGATACCGCCGAACTGCGCCGCGTGCGGGGCGATCTCGCCAAGCAGCTCGCGGCCGCGCTGAAGCTCTCGCTCGATCAGCTTCCCCCGCCGCCGCCCGAGGCCGTGCATTGGCAGCCGCATTTTTCGGGCGATGCCGATCTCTGGTTCGATCGCGCCGAGCCGCAACTGGTGACGAACACGGCGCATGGCACCAGCAAGCTGCGCTGGATGGACCGATTCCCCGGTTACGCCCGGCTCATTCCCTCGAAATGGACCCCCAAGGCCGGCGCCAAGCAAGCGATCGCCAATCACCCAGGGCATCCCGCGCTGCTCGCGCGCGCCAATTCGCTCAGCTATGGCATCAGCCGGGGCGGGGCGCTCGTCTATTGGCCGGGCACGGCCGAGGATGGCGTTTATCCTACCGTCGCGATCACCCAGTGGTTCGAGAAGACCGGCGAATTCTGGGGCGTGGGCGGCGGCTTCCTGTTCGAGCGGGACGGGCGGGTGCGTCTCGCCACCGGCTATTTCTTTCATCACTGGCTTGAATTTCTGAAGCGCAACACCAGGCTCGCGCTCGAGCATGGCGGCTCTTTGCCGATCCATGTCCGGCTCGGCGTCAACGGGCTCTCGGGTAGCTGGTGGCCACGTGGGCGATACGATTTCGGCGACGAAGGGTTCGCGGCGGTCGAGGAGAGCTATGAATATGTCGCGACCTTGACCTCGGTCGCGGCCGATTATCTGCAGCAGGTCGCGGTGGACGCGTTCAACGGCTTGGCCGGCGTCTATGGGGTCGAGCCGCACAGCTACGATCAGATCGTCGCGCTTTCGAAGTGATGGTGGGCGAGACCCTTCCCGCGCCCAGAGAAGGCCAGTCAGTCGCAGGAGCCGTCGATCTGGCATGGGAGGTGACCAAGCTTCAGTGTCAGTCGCCGATCACCGTCAACCTCGAACTCATCGCGGCTTATCAAGCGGCTTCGTCGCCGCATTCGATGCGTGCGCTCGCGAGCGACATCGCGGCTTTCGACCTCTGGTGCCGGCGAGTCGGCCGGGTAACCTTGCCGGCTTCGCCGGAGTCCGTGGCCGATTATCTCGACGCGCGGGCGGGGCAGGGGGCCAAACCGGCCTCGCTCAGCCGCTACAAGGCGTCCATTGCCAAGGTCCACCAGTTGCTCGAACTCAAGGATCCGACACAGGCGGAATTGGTCAAATTGCGGCTGCGGGCGATCAAGCGCGAAAAGGGCACCGCGCAGGCCCAGGCGCGGCCGCTGCGCTTTAAGGGGCCGGTGCGCGACGTGGAGCGCGACAAACCCCGCGGGATTAACGTGCGAGCGCTTCTGGAGGCCTGTGCGGACGATTTGCCGGGCCTGCGCGACCGCGCGTTGCTGTCGGTGGCCTACGACACCGGATTGCGGGCCTCGGAGCTGGTGGCGATCGCGGTCGAGCATATCCTCGAGGCTCTTGACCCTGAGGCCCGGCTTCTCTCGATACCGCGCAGCAAGGGCGATCAGGAAGGGGAGGGGGCGACCGCGTTCCTGTCGCCGCGCTCGGTGCGCGCGATTGCGGCCTGGACGCAATCCGCAGGTATATCCTCGGGGCCGCTGTTCCGCCGGGTGCAGGTGCGGCGCTACAAGGCCCGACCAGCGGCGAAGGGCCGGCGGATCGATAGCATTTCCGGACGTGAGACATGGGATCTACGCAAGACCATTTCTCGGTCGGCGGTGCCGGCGCGGGTGGAGTATGACCTTGGAGCCGCCGCGCTGCATCCCGGGTCGATTGGGCCAATTTATCGGTCGATGATCCAGAGGGCATTCGATAAGGGCTCTCTAATCGATCTGACGGCTGAGGACTTGGCGCGGCTGCTCAAGGGGATCAGCGCGCATTCGACGCGGGTGGGGCTCAACCAGGACCTGTTCGCAAGCGGCGAGGATCTCGCCGGGATCATGGACGCGCTGCGCTGGAAGAGCCCGCGCATGCCGCTCGCTTATAACCGCAACCTTGCGGCCGAGGCGGGCGCAGCCGGGCGTTTGCTCAATAAATTGGCCTGAGTGGTAAGCCGAATATCTGTCCAATCGCGAACTCGCCTAGGCGGGTCCGGGGCCTGAGACAGCTCTGGCTATCGCCAACGACATAGGGTAGGGGGGTATGCTATGGGACATTTGACCGACGGCAATGATGAGCTCTTGAAGC harbors:
- a CDS encoding RES family NAD+ phosphorylase, with translation MIGIRHQFSPTSGEGARLYGGRWNRKGVPALYLASDAVTAVAEYYQGLPKPGTLVPYYLDAAAIADLTTSTAAPCDTRVGEALEANWKAMAFLDRQTPSSWALTDELIAAGAQGALVPSVQNPGGRNLVLWQWHEKDMQGEGAALTVLDPDDALMPPD
- a CDS encoding AAA family ATPase; this encodes MAASLDIEGTQDLLSVSTLAQRTSSVLERLRDSARSARADERREPTFPIGKAAELVGRTAAAIREAEKDGRLPPPPRTENNRRVGYTLAQLNDMRGLFGTRPWRAATDPCCVIAVQNFKGGVGKSTLSVHLAQYLAIKGYRVALIDCDSQASATTLFGYVPDLDLTEEDTLYPFLRHDDMESLDYALRKTHFDGLELVPANLRLFQSEYEIAARMARGQGNLIDRMAQGIASIADRFDVVVLDPPPALGAISLSVLRAANALVVPVPPTVMDFSSTAAFLAMLDETIETLADRGLAPSLQFLRFVASKVDENKSMQKELLNLMRTLFGHAIVRTPLKDSAEIDNATARLMTVYELDGPVTSSAVRNRCLAYLDGVNSEIEVDIRSMWPSHLTRLRKEGLA
- a CDS encoding tyrosine-type recombinase/integrase, producing the protein MVGETLPAPREGQSVAGAVDLAWEVTKLQCQSPITVNLELIAAYQAASSPHSMRALASDIAAFDLWCRRVGRVTLPASPESVADYLDARAGQGAKPASLSRYKASIAKVHQLLELKDPTQAELVKLRLRAIKREKGTAQAQARPLRFKGPVRDVERDKPRGINVRALLEACADDLPGLRDRALLSVAYDTGLRASELVAIAVEHILEALDPEARLLSIPRSKGDQEGEGATAFLSPRSVRAIAAWTQSAGISSGPLFRRVQVRRYKARPAAKGRRIDSISGRETWDLRKTISRSAVPARVEYDLGAAALHPGSIGPIYRSMIQRAFDKGSLIDLTAEDLARLLKGISAHSTRVGLNQDLFASGEDLAGIMDALRWKSPRMPLAYNRNLAAEAGAAGRLLNKLA
- a CDS encoding ParB/RepB/Spo0J family partition protein encodes the protein MSKKNANFAADLVAGIDPVAPAPAARRPGIGASVLAGRESRLAELATGSVVSRTHELVDPARCRMWVGHNREYALLNEERCADLIESIKAQGKQEMPAIVRRVKDDPAFDFEVICGARRHWTISWLRAHNYPDFRFLVDIRSLTDEEAFRLADLENRARDDLTDLERARDYLRALDAYYEGRQKVMAERINVTESWLSRYLDLARLPAELMAAFALPQDLRIKHVTAIKPLLKPEDRRQRVFAEAGRLAQMQSDHAAPMPVPDIVRALALAADPPKRSGSPKKSGKPETIVSEGGKPLLKVEAVDRKGLKLTLLPHAGGTRAEAENALKALLDRHWA
- a CDS encoding antitoxin Xre-like helix-turn-helix domain-containing protein, yielding MVKSADADTLSRKDLTGPALRTFFRIADAWGLKEAEQMKLLGLDSRSTFQTWKRGAVAAISRDALERISYVMGIYKGLQMLVPRTADEWVRKPNEAPLFAGRPAIERMASGNVADLYVVRQYIDTQCSGQTRVCG
- a CDS encoding antitoxin Xre/MbcA/ParS toxin-binding domain-containing protein; translated protein: MLAAFLDDIREGDMIAPRRMAERLRLPMTRLSRLAHLNRNTMTTHPGSPAVQAKLGEIARIIARAADLAGDEGKAIIWFKHQPLPGFGKTPEELVEDGHADIVIEDLDRMAAGVYS